Proteins encoded by one window of Bos javanicus breed banteng chromosome 22, ARS-OSU_banteng_1.0, whole genome shotgun sequence:
- the IL17RB gene encoding interleukin-17 receptor B isoform X1 has protein sequence MPSGPRAVAGGGPAMSLVLLSLAALCCGAVPPEPTIQCGSEPGPSPEWMVRHTLTPGDLRDLRVETIKSNVDLEDSPILMNISWILRADASIRLLKATKICVMGKSHFQSYSCIRCNYTQAFQTQTRPSGGKWTFSYTGFPVELNTVYFIGAHNIPNANMNEDGPSMAVNFTSPGCLDHVMKYKKKCIEAGSLWKPNITACKRSANTVEVNFTTSPLGDRYMALIQSTNVIGTSYVSEKELTRTSVVVHVTGESEGAVVQLTPYFHTCGNDCIRQRGTVVQCPQTGVSSPQDHDRSVLGGWLPLLLSALLVATWVLVAGIYLIWRHERIKKTSFSTTTLLPSIKVLVVYPSEICFHHTVCYFTEFLQNRCRSEVILEKWQKKKIAEMGPVQWLTTQKQAADKVIFLLSNGNTTCDGNCDEKEGGPCESSRDLFHLAFNLFCSDLRSQAHLHKYVVVYFREGDIADSYRALSVCPTYRLTKDATGFCAELLRAKQHVSVGRRSRACHYSCCSL, from the exons ATGCCATCCGGACCCCGCGCGGTGGCGGGCGGTGGCCCCGCGATGTCGCTAGTACTGCTGAGCCTGGCCGCGCTGTGCTGTGGGGCCGTGCCTCCGGAGCCG ACAATTCAGTGTGGCTCTGAACCCG GACCGTCTCCAGAATGGATGGTCCGACACACCCTGACCCCAGGAGACCTGAGGGACCTCCGAGTGGAAACTATTAAAAGCAATGTTGACCTGGAGGACTCTCCAATTTTGATGAACATAAGCTGGATCCTCCGGGCAGATG CCAGCATCCGCTTGTTGAAGGCCACCAAGATCTGCGTGATGGGCAAAAGCCACTTCCAGTCCTACAGCTGCATCAGGTGCAATTACACTCAGGCCTTCCAGACTCAGACCAGACCCTCTGGTGGCAAA TGGACGTTTTCCTACACTGGTTTTCCTGTCGAGCTGAACACAGTCTATTTCATTGGGGCCCATAACATCCCCAATGCAAATATGAATGAGGACGGTCCCTCCATGGCTGTGAACTTCACCTCCCCAG GGTGCCTGGACCAtgtaatgaaatataaaaaaaaatgcatcgaGGCAG GAAGTCTGTGGAAGCCAAACATCACCGCTTGCAAGAGGAGCGCGAACACGGTGGAAGTGAATTTTACCACCAGTCCCCTTGGAGACAGATACATGGCGCTCATCCAAAGTACCAACGTGATTGGGACTTCCTACGTGTCAGAG AAGGAACTAACTCGAACTTCCGTGGTGGTTCATGTGACTGGGGAGAGTGAAGGTGCTGTGGTCCAG CTGACTCCATATTTCCATACATGTGGCAACGACTGCATCCGACAAAGAGGAACCGTGGTGCAGTGCCCACAAACGGGAGTCTCTTCTCCTCAGGATCATG ACAGAAGTGTGCTGGGTGGCTGGCTGCCTCTCCTCCTGTCCGCTCTGCTTGTGGCTACATGGGTGCTGGTGGCTGGCATCTATCTGATCTGGAGGCACG AAAGGATCAAGAAGACTTCCTTCTCAACTACCACGCTACTGCCCTCCATTAAGGTTCTTGTGGTTTACCCTTCTGAAATATGCTTCCATCACACAGTTTGTTACTTCACTGAGTTTCTTCAAAACCGCTGCAGAAGTGAAGTTATCCTTGAGAAgtggcagaaaaagaaaatagccgAGATGGGTCCCGTGCAGTGGCTTACCACTCAGAAGCAAGCAGCGGATAAggtcattttccttctttccaatGGTAACACCACGTGCGATGGTAACTGTGACGAGAAGGAGGGCGGCCCCTGTGAGAGCTCCCGAGACCTGTTCCACCTCGCTTTTAACCTCTTCTGCAGTGATCTGAGAAGCCAGGCTCATCTGCACAAATACGTGGTGGTCTACTTCAGAGAGGGTGACATCGCAGACAGCTACAGGGCACTCAGCGTCTGCCCCACGTACCGCCTCACGAAGGATGCTACAGGTTTCTGTGCAGAGCTCCTCCGTGCCAAGCAGCATGTGTCGGTGGGGAGAAGGTCACGCGCCTGTCACTACAGCTGCTGCTCCCTGTAG
- the IL17RB gene encoding interleukin-17 receptor B isoform X3, whose amino-acid sequence MPSGPRAVAGGGPAMSLVLLSLAALCCGAVPPEPTIQCGSEPGPSPEWMVRHTLTPGDLRDLRVETIKSNVDLEDSPILMNISWILRADASIRLLKATKICVMGKSHFQSYSCIRCNYTQAFQTQTRPSGGKWTFSYTGFPVELNTVYFIGAHNIPNANMNEDGPSMAVNFTSPGCLDHVMKYKKKCIEAGSLWKPNITACKRSANTVEVNFTTSPLGDRYMALIQSTNVIGTSYVSEKELTRTSVVVHVTGESEGAVVQLTPYFHTCGNDCIRQRGTVVQCPQTGVSSPQDHERIKKTSFSTTTLLPSIKVLVVYPSEICFHHTVCYFTEFLQNRCRSEVILEKWQKKKIAEMGPVQWLTTQKQAADKVIFLLSNGNTTCDGNCDEKEGGPCESSRDLFHLAFNLFCSDLRSQAHLHKYVVVYFREGDIADSYRALSVCPTYRLTKDATGFCAELLRAKQHVSVGRRSRACHYSCCSL is encoded by the exons ATGCCATCCGGACCCCGCGCGGTGGCGGGCGGTGGCCCCGCGATGTCGCTAGTACTGCTGAGCCTGGCCGCGCTGTGCTGTGGGGCCGTGCCTCCGGAGCCG ACAATTCAGTGTGGCTCTGAACCCG GACCGTCTCCAGAATGGATGGTCCGACACACCCTGACCCCAGGAGACCTGAGGGACCTCCGAGTGGAAACTATTAAAAGCAATGTTGACCTGGAGGACTCTCCAATTTTGATGAACATAAGCTGGATCCTCCGGGCAGATG CCAGCATCCGCTTGTTGAAGGCCACCAAGATCTGCGTGATGGGCAAAAGCCACTTCCAGTCCTACAGCTGCATCAGGTGCAATTACACTCAGGCCTTCCAGACTCAGACCAGACCCTCTGGTGGCAAA TGGACGTTTTCCTACACTGGTTTTCCTGTCGAGCTGAACACAGTCTATTTCATTGGGGCCCATAACATCCCCAATGCAAATATGAATGAGGACGGTCCCTCCATGGCTGTGAACTTCACCTCCCCAG GGTGCCTGGACCAtgtaatgaaatataaaaaaaaatgcatcgaGGCAG GAAGTCTGTGGAAGCCAAACATCACCGCTTGCAAGAGGAGCGCGAACACGGTGGAAGTGAATTTTACCACCAGTCCCCTTGGAGACAGATACATGGCGCTCATCCAAAGTACCAACGTGATTGGGACTTCCTACGTGTCAGAG AAGGAACTAACTCGAACTTCCGTGGTGGTTCATGTGACTGGGGAGAGTGAAGGTGCTGTGGTCCAG CTGACTCCATATTTCCATACATGTGGCAACGACTGCATCCGACAAAGAGGAACCGTGGTGCAGTGCCCACAAACGGGAGTCTCTTCTCCTCAGGATCATG AAAGGATCAAGAAGACTTCCTTCTCAACTACCACGCTACTGCCCTCCATTAAGGTTCTTGTGGTTTACCCTTCTGAAATATGCTTCCATCACACAGTTTGTTACTTCACTGAGTTTCTTCAAAACCGCTGCAGAAGTGAAGTTATCCTTGAGAAgtggcagaaaaagaaaatagccgAGATGGGTCCCGTGCAGTGGCTTACCACTCAGAAGCAAGCAGCGGATAAggtcattttccttctttccaatGGTAACACCACGTGCGATGGTAACTGTGACGAGAAGGAGGGCGGCCCCTGTGAGAGCTCCCGAGACCTGTTCCACCTCGCTTTTAACCTCTTCTGCAGTGATCTGAGAAGCCAGGCTCATCTGCACAAATACGTGGTGGTCTACTTCAGAGAGGGTGACATCGCAGACAGCTACAGGGCACTCAGCGTCTGCCCCACGTACCGCCTCACGAAGGATGCTACAGGTTTCTGTGCAGAGCTCCTCCGTGCCAAGCAGCATGTGTCGGTGGGGAGAAGGTCACGCGCCTGTCACTACAGCTGCTGCTCCCTGTAG
- the IL17RB gene encoding interleukin-17 receptor B isoform X5, giving the protein MPSGPRAVAGGGPAMSLVLLSLAALCCGAVPPEPTIQCGSEPGPSPEWMVRHTLTPGDLRDLRVETIKSNVDLEDSPILMNISWILRADGCLDHVMKYKKKCIEAGSLWKPNITACKRSANTVEVNFTTSPLGDRYMALIQSTNVIGTSYVSEELTRTSVVVHVTGESEGAVVQLTPYFHTCGNDCIRQRGTVVQCPQTGVSSPQDHDRSVLGGWLPLLLSALLVATWVLVAGIYLIWRHERIKKTSFSTTTLLPSIKVLVVYPSEICFHHTVCYFTEFLQNRCRSEVILEKWQKKKIAEMGPVQWLTTQKQAADKVIFLLSNGNTTCDGNCDEKEGGPCESSRDLFHLAFNLFCSDLRSQAHLHKYVVVYFREGDIADSYRALSVCPTYRLTKDATGFCAELLRAKQHVSVGRRSRACHYSCCSL; this is encoded by the exons ATGCCATCCGGACCCCGCGCGGTGGCGGGCGGTGGCCCCGCGATGTCGCTAGTACTGCTGAGCCTGGCCGCGCTGTGCTGTGGGGCCGTGCCTCCGGAGCCG ACAATTCAGTGTGGCTCTGAACCCG GACCGTCTCCAGAATGGATGGTCCGACACACCCTGACCCCAGGAGACCTGAGGGACCTCCGAGTGGAAACTATTAAAAGCAATGTTGACCTGGAGGACTCTCCAATTTTGATGAACATAAGCTGGATCCTCCGGGCAGATG GGTGCCTGGACCAtgtaatgaaatataaaaaaaaatgcatcgaGGCAG GAAGTCTGTGGAAGCCAAACATCACCGCTTGCAAGAGGAGCGCGAACACGGTGGAAGTGAATTTTACCACCAGTCCCCTTGGAGACAGATACATGGCGCTCATCCAAAGTACCAACGTGATTGGGACTTCCTACGTGTCAGAG GAACTAACTCGAACTTCCGTGGTGGTTCATGTGACTGGGGAGAGTGAAGGTGCTGTGGTCCAG CTGACTCCATATTTCCATACATGTGGCAACGACTGCATCCGACAAAGAGGAACCGTGGTGCAGTGCCCACAAACGGGAGTCTCTTCTCCTCAGGATCATG ACAGAAGTGTGCTGGGTGGCTGGCTGCCTCTCCTCCTGTCCGCTCTGCTTGTGGCTACATGGGTGCTGGTGGCTGGCATCTATCTGATCTGGAGGCACG AAAGGATCAAGAAGACTTCCTTCTCAACTACCACGCTACTGCCCTCCATTAAGGTTCTTGTGGTTTACCCTTCTGAAATATGCTTCCATCACACAGTTTGTTACTTCACTGAGTTTCTTCAAAACCGCTGCAGAAGTGAAGTTATCCTTGAGAAgtggcagaaaaagaaaatagccgAGATGGGTCCCGTGCAGTGGCTTACCACTCAGAAGCAAGCAGCGGATAAggtcattttccttctttccaatGGTAACACCACGTGCGATGGTAACTGTGACGAGAAGGAGGGCGGCCCCTGTGAGAGCTCCCGAGACCTGTTCCACCTCGCTTTTAACCTCTTCTGCAGTGATCTGAGAAGCCAGGCTCATCTGCACAAATACGTGGTGGTCTACTTCAGAGAGGGTGACATCGCAGACAGCTACAGGGCACTCAGCGTCTGCCCCACGTACCGCCTCACGAAGGATGCTACAGGTTTCTGTGCAGAGCTCCTCCGTGCCAAGCAGCATGTGTCGGTGGGGAGAAGGTCACGCGCCTGTCACTACAGCTGCTGCTCCCTGTAG
- the IL17RB gene encoding interleukin-17 receptor B isoform X2 — MPSGPRAVAGGGPAMSLVLLSLAALCCGAVPPEPTIQCGSEPGPSPEWMVRHTLTPGDLRDLRVETIKSNVDLEDSPILMNISWILRADASIRLLKATKICVMGKSHFQSYSCIRCNYTQAFQTQTRPSGGKWTFSYTGFPVELNTVYFIGAHNIPNANMNEDGPSMAVNFTSPGCLDHVMKYKKKCIEAGSLWKPNITACKRSANTVEVNFTTSPLGDRYMALIQSTNVIGTSYVSEELTRTSVVVHVTGESEGAVVQLTPYFHTCGNDCIRQRGTVVQCPQTGVSSPQDHDRSVLGGWLPLLLSALLVATWVLVAGIYLIWRHERIKKTSFSTTTLLPSIKVLVVYPSEICFHHTVCYFTEFLQNRCRSEVILEKWQKKKIAEMGPVQWLTTQKQAADKVIFLLSNGNTTCDGNCDEKEGGPCESSRDLFHLAFNLFCSDLRSQAHLHKYVVVYFREGDIADSYRALSVCPTYRLTKDATGFCAELLRAKQHVSVGRRSRACHYSCCSL; from the exons ATGCCATCCGGACCCCGCGCGGTGGCGGGCGGTGGCCCCGCGATGTCGCTAGTACTGCTGAGCCTGGCCGCGCTGTGCTGTGGGGCCGTGCCTCCGGAGCCG ACAATTCAGTGTGGCTCTGAACCCG GACCGTCTCCAGAATGGATGGTCCGACACACCCTGACCCCAGGAGACCTGAGGGACCTCCGAGTGGAAACTATTAAAAGCAATGTTGACCTGGAGGACTCTCCAATTTTGATGAACATAAGCTGGATCCTCCGGGCAGATG CCAGCATCCGCTTGTTGAAGGCCACCAAGATCTGCGTGATGGGCAAAAGCCACTTCCAGTCCTACAGCTGCATCAGGTGCAATTACACTCAGGCCTTCCAGACTCAGACCAGACCCTCTGGTGGCAAA TGGACGTTTTCCTACACTGGTTTTCCTGTCGAGCTGAACACAGTCTATTTCATTGGGGCCCATAACATCCCCAATGCAAATATGAATGAGGACGGTCCCTCCATGGCTGTGAACTTCACCTCCCCAG GGTGCCTGGACCAtgtaatgaaatataaaaaaaaatgcatcgaGGCAG GAAGTCTGTGGAAGCCAAACATCACCGCTTGCAAGAGGAGCGCGAACACGGTGGAAGTGAATTTTACCACCAGTCCCCTTGGAGACAGATACATGGCGCTCATCCAAAGTACCAACGTGATTGGGACTTCCTACGTGTCAGAG GAACTAACTCGAACTTCCGTGGTGGTTCATGTGACTGGGGAGAGTGAAGGTGCTGTGGTCCAG CTGACTCCATATTTCCATACATGTGGCAACGACTGCATCCGACAAAGAGGAACCGTGGTGCAGTGCCCACAAACGGGAGTCTCTTCTCCTCAGGATCATG ACAGAAGTGTGCTGGGTGGCTGGCTGCCTCTCCTCCTGTCCGCTCTGCTTGTGGCTACATGGGTGCTGGTGGCTGGCATCTATCTGATCTGGAGGCACG AAAGGATCAAGAAGACTTCCTTCTCAACTACCACGCTACTGCCCTCCATTAAGGTTCTTGTGGTTTACCCTTCTGAAATATGCTTCCATCACACAGTTTGTTACTTCACTGAGTTTCTTCAAAACCGCTGCAGAAGTGAAGTTATCCTTGAGAAgtggcagaaaaagaaaatagccgAGATGGGTCCCGTGCAGTGGCTTACCACTCAGAAGCAAGCAGCGGATAAggtcattttccttctttccaatGGTAACACCACGTGCGATGGTAACTGTGACGAGAAGGAGGGCGGCCCCTGTGAGAGCTCCCGAGACCTGTTCCACCTCGCTTTTAACCTCTTCTGCAGTGATCTGAGAAGCCAGGCTCATCTGCACAAATACGTGGTGGTCTACTTCAGAGAGGGTGACATCGCAGACAGCTACAGGGCACTCAGCGTCTGCCCCACGTACCGCCTCACGAAGGATGCTACAGGTTTCTGTGCAGAGCTCCTCCGTGCCAAGCAGCATGTGTCGGTGGGGAGAAGGTCACGCGCCTGTCACTACAGCTGCTGCTCCCTGTAG
- the IL17RB gene encoding interleukin-17 receptor B isoform X4, with protein MPSGPRAVAGGGPAMSLVLLSLAALCCGAVPPEPTIQCGSEPGPSPEWMVRHTLTPGDLRDLRVETIKSNVDLEDSPILMNISWILRADGCLDHVMKYKKKCIEAGSLWKPNITACKRSANTVEVNFTTSPLGDRYMALIQSTNVIGTSYVSEKELTRTSVVVHVTGESEGAVVQLTPYFHTCGNDCIRQRGTVVQCPQTGVSSPQDHDRSVLGGWLPLLLSALLVATWVLVAGIYLIWRHERIKKTSFSTTTLLPSIKVLVVYPSEICFHHTVCYFTEFLQNRCRSEVILEKWQKKKIAEMGPVQWLTTQKQAADKVIFLLSNGNTTCDGNCDEKEGGPCESSRDLFHLAFNLFCSDLRSQAHLHKYVVVYFREGDIADSYRALSVCPTYRLTKDATGFCAELLRAKQHVSVGRRSRACHYSCCSL; from the exons ATGCCATCCGGACCCCGCGCGGTGGCGGGCGGTGGCCCCGCGATGTCGCTAGTACTGCTGAGCCTGGCCGCGCTGTGCTGTGGGGCCGTGCCTCCGGAGCCG ACAATTCAGTGTGGCTCTGAACCCG GACCGTCTCCAGAATGGATGGTCCGACACACCCTGACCCCAGGAGACCTGAGGGACCTCCGAGTGGAAACTATTAAAAGCAATGTTGACCTGGAGGACTCTCCAATTTTGATGAACATAAGCTGGATCCTCCGGGCAGATG GGTGCCTGGACCAtgtaatgaaatataaaaaaaaatgcatcgaGGCAG GAAGTCTGTGGAAGCCAAACATCACCGCTTGCAAGAGGAGCGCGAACACGGTGGAAGTGAATTTTACCACCAGTCCCCTTGGAGACAGATACATGGCGCTCATCCAAAGTACCAACGTGATTGGGACTTCCTACGTGTCAGAG AAGGAACTAACTCGAACTTCCGTGGTGGTTCATGTGACTGGGGAGAGTGAAGGTGCTGTGGTCCAG CTGACTCCATATTTCCATACATGTGGCAACGACTGCATCCGACAAAGAGGAACCGTGGTGCAGTGCCCACAAACGGGAGTCTCTTCTCCTCAGGATCATG ACAGAAGTGTGCTGGGTGGCTGGCTGCCTCTCCTCCTGTCCGCTCTGCTTGTGGCTACATGGGTGCTGGTGGCTGGCATCTATCTGATCTGGAGGCACG AAAGGATCAAGAAGACTTCCTTCTCAACTACCACGCTACTGCCCTCCATTAAGGTTCTTGTGGTTTACCCTTCTGAAATATGCTTCCATCACACAGTTTGTTACTTCACTGAGTTTCTTCAAAACCGCTGCAGAAGTGAAGTTATCCTTGAGAAgtggcagaaaaagaaaatagccgAGATGGGTCCCGTGCAGTGGCTTACCACTCAGAAGCAAGCAGCGGATAAggtcattttccttctttccaatGGTAACACCACGTGCGATGGTAACTGTGACGAGAAGGAGGGCGGCCCCTGTGAGAGCTCCCGAGACCTGTTCCACCTCGCTTTTAACCTCTTCTGCAGTGATCTGAGAAGCCAGGCTCATCTGCACAAATACGTGGTGGTCTACTTCAGAGAGGGTGACATCGCAGACAGCTACAGGGCACTCAGCGTCTGCCCCACGTACCGCCTCACGAAGGATGCTACAGGTTTCTGTGCAGAGCTCCTCCGTGCCAAGCAGCATGTGTCGGTGGGGAGAAGGTCACGCGCCTGTCACTACAGCTGCTGCTCCCTGTAG